A genomic segment from Pseudosulfitobacter sp. DSM 107133 encodes:
- a CDS encoding DUF465 domain-containing protein codes for MSLSAHLNELKKKHETLSNAVEKELRAPGADTLKVAELKKQKLRLKEEITRLSV; via the coding sequence ATGAGCTTGAGCGCACATCTCAACGAGTTGAAGAAAAAGCACGAGACCCTGAGTAACGCGGTGGAAAAGGAACTGCGCGCGCCGGGAGCGGACACGTTAAAAGTGGCCGAGCTGAAAAAGCAAAAACTCCGTCTAAAAGAAGAAATCACGCGTTTGTCAGT